Genomic segment of Anopheles darlingi chromosome X, idAnoDarlMG_H_01, whole genome shotgun sequence:
TCTCTGGTTGGTGCTGAGCGAGGTGCGAAACCGTTACTGCTCGCTGCACGATATCGTTATCAAGAACATGGAGAAACTCAAAAAGCCACGCTCCTCGAACACCGATAGTCTGTACTAATTTTTCACGCATTCAATACAGTACcatagagagaaaggagatattgtgagacagagagagagagagaggaagagagaaagagcgaaacaaAGTGTCCGAGGAACATTAAGCCGGTATATTGGAAGGAAGAACACttacaataaaaataaaaataacaaaaaaacataatcacCTGCGAAATTCTTGTATTGTCAACGCGCCAAAAATTAGCAATCTTTTAGTAccgcatttcatttgcagaaATCCGAAAATCACACAGCATATAGAGAGCTCCACGGCCCGTGGGAAGCAAGTAATCTTGCAAGGCTCACAGGGACTGAGAATGATGGAACTGGGGTCGGGATaatgtgaaaaaaaacatccatgATATAGAACATCTCCCGTAGTTAATTCGCCTTACCTTTCCCGTGCAGGAAACGTTGCTCATACGGCCTCATTAACGGTGGCGAACAGTGCGCCAAACAGCCGAGAAAAACCAAGGCAAGAATGCTAAAATGCCTGGACATTTCTTTCCGTCTTTATCCCCCCCCCTACTGTGGGCTGCTGTGAAGTTGGCAGGGGTTTTTGTTAAACctgtacacacaaacacgagccACGCAACTGATTGAAACGGGGGACACATGCGCCATGACGTGTATTTAAATGTATTGTTTTACCGAATATAATCCGTTTAATAATAGTGAGCTGGCATCGTTCCGGTGTAACATAATTCTTGCTAGCCGCTTAGAAGTTCGTACTAGTTGTGTGCATCGGctggcgttgcgttgctggCCTTGAGCGATGATGCGCCTTCTATTTGACTATAGGAAAGGTTTGCTGCTGTGAGTTGTTGTTCTGTATCCAGTTGCCAAACACGTCGCTGGAAGTGGTGGAAAAGCGAGGGTTCGGGTTTGAGTTCGCAACTTCCGACGGGATTTTATTGAGGgtagggggggtggggtggggggggggggggtgatccTTGCCGGGAGCGTTAGTCACCCCTATGGCTCTCCCTTACCGACAGTGCGTGACGACGCATTCGTTACTGCAGTACTCGTCCTCCCAGTCCGAGTTTACGATAGCCAGGTTGGTGCAGCCCTGCCGGATGCATTTCTGCGGCTGTCCGCTTCGGTCGATCGTACCGCGCCCTCCCGACATGGGTGAACCGGCCTTACTCATGTACTCCAGCGACGGTGACCCATTGGCTATGTGCACACTGCTGCCGGCACTGCCACCAACGGTACCGACCTGCTGTTGTACTTGAGCCTGCTGTGGCAAAATGGAACACTGCTGtagttgcttttgctgttgatcTAGCTGgagatgttgctgttgttgctgctgttgttggtgttgttgttgctgctgctgctgctgctgctgttgttgttgttgctgctgctgctgctgttgctgctgctgctgtagcagctgatgttgctgttctTGCTGTGGTAACTGAAGGTGCgatatctgtgtgtgtggggaccACGGTTAACAAATGGGACTGTTTTAAAACATTCTGCAGCCGGCCGGTCACCGTTGAGTCACACCTTGGAAAGGACTATACCTAGggcacaagcacacatacgcacaaaCGCgcaagcgcgcacacacaagcgcgaGTGCGTTTCACCACGAGCTGACCCCGGGAACACTAACCTGCTGATTCATATACTGTGGAGGTTGTGTCATATGTAAGGGCGCCATAGAAGCGTTCGGTAGGTTGGATGCTGTGTGCGGGGAATTCaagacatgctgctgctgctcgccggcATCcatcacctgctgctgctgggatgtCGCCTGTTGCTGGCTGGACATAAGTTGATGCTGAGCGCTCATCGACataagctgttgctgctgctgctgtccgtggTGAAGTGGAGCCGATTGATGCGAGTGCATATGGGCCGCTGATTGTCCGGACGCTAGctgcggatggtgatgattctGTTGAGCAAGACCGGTAGAACCGTTGAGAATATGGTGCAAACGTTTTTgagttgctgtttttttttgctgccgaaCCGGCAACAGGTGTACGCCGTACCTGAGGCGATGATTTGTAGGACGTTGCGTAGGGCGTGGGGTAGAGgctgtggtgttgctgttgcagttgccCCTGCATCGATAGGTGGGAACCGGGTTGCGGTATTAGCCCATTTTGCGTTGGATATTTCGCTAGGTTTGACATAAGgttgatttgttgttgctgctgctgctgctgttgatgttgatgttgatgttgatgttgatgctgatggtgctgctgcagctgatgttGCGTTGGTGGTTGAAGTTGCGGATGGTGAGGCTGCTGTGTCCGTTGCTGCTGAatcgctggtggtagtggcggtggtgaatAGATGGATTTCTGTggtgattgctgctgttgatcggcCTCCGTGCCCTGGTGTGAAGATAGTGAGAAAGTGTAACAGTGCGATTCGAAAAGTGCGTGTTGCGTGCTACTACCAACCTTTGACACTAGACTCGCCCGATAAGCAGCTAACGCTTTCAAGTAGTCCTTCTTGGCTGCTTCCGTCTTCTTTTTGTATACCTTCAGAGTGggagacacaaaaaaatggcggTTTTCCAgggccgacacacacacacacacacacacacgctcacgtTGACTTACATTTTTGTGTTCGATCGCCAGCACATCCCACATGGAAGCGACGATTTTGGAAACTTCTCCGAACGACGCGTTAGGGTTCTGACCCTTGATGGCAGCCTGCGTGTCGCGGAAGAACAGTGCATAGGCGGACACGGGCCTTTGGCGAGATGGTAAATTATGGGAGGGGAAGTAATGGAGTTAGTACCCGATGGCCATTGCATACTGCGCTCTTCACCTCCCCCCCAATACTCACTTTTGTGGCTCGTTGGGGtcccgttttttcttctttttcgtaaCCTTTGGTTTCTTGGCGGCCGCCACCGATGCCGCTGCCTTTATGCTGCCCTTGGTCACCGACTCGTCACCGTACGGTTGATCCGAGGAGGGCCGCTTTG
This window contains:
- the LOC125955729 gene encoding TOX high mobility group box family member 4-B-like, with the translated sequence METSYNSAPNGGVGAVGGSEFDVNMFDHYVYKSFHTPSFGDEEFDIQSMVEQGQPQHAQQHLQQSQQLQYEMHSGPQQPNNAMALVHEQQQQQQQQQQQQQQQQQQRQQQQQQQQQQQQQQILPMATSQHRGMQGYGHWHQDLDQHSLYSLQSSNQPTYLQLNASPSNNPTLHVMQPPQQQQQQQQQPEQLIAGNAHSKYGRSPTQSELVPGMENGTTSDDSDDGNLINAPKRPSSDQPYGDESVTKGSIKAAASVAAAKKPKVTKKKKKRDPNEPQKPVSAYALFFRDTQAAIKGQNPNASFGEVSKIVASMWDVLAIEHKNVYKKKTEAAKKDYLKALAAYRASLVSKGTEADQQQQSPQKSIYSPPPLPPAIQQQRTQQPHHPQLQPPTQHQLQQHHQHQHQHQHQHQQQQQQQQQINLMSNLAKYPTQNGLIPQPGSHLSMQGQLQQQHHSLYPTPYATSYKSSPQNHHHPQLASGQSAAHMHSHQSAPLHHGQQQQQQLMSMSAQHQLMSSQQQATSQQQQVMDAGEQQQHVLNSPHTASNLPNASMAPLHMTQPPQYMNQQISHLQLPQQEQQHQLLQQQQQQQQQQQQQQQQQQQQQQQQHQQQQQQQQHLQLDQQQKQLQQCSILPQQAQVQQQVGTVGGSAGSSVHIANGSPSLEYMSKAGSPMSGGRGTIDRSGQPQKCIRQGCTNLAIVNSDWEDEYCSNECVVTHCRDVFGNWIQNNNSQQQTFPIVK